One window of Candidatus Paceibacterota bacterium genomic DNA carries:
- a CDS encoding ABC transporter permease, with protein sequence MNTIYILWIRQLKRFIRKKAAIVGALGQPILFLFVIGFGLNPVFSRAGDGDYIQFLVPGIIVMTVLFTSIFTGLEIIWDKQFGFLKETFVAPVSRLEILIGKTLGGATVALVQGLLVFCISFLAGFRVENIYMLPIAFGFLVLVAIMSSALGATIAARLEDMQSFPLIFNFIIQPLFFVSGAIFPIKDLPAALDVVTKVNPFSYGVDGLRYALGNTNVFSPVLSLTVLVSVTIVICIVGAYQFSRVEL encoded by the coding sequence ATGAATACAATCTATATCCTTTGGATCCGTCAGTTAAAGCGCTTTATCCGTAAGAAGGCAGCAATCGTTGGTGCCCTAGGTCAACCAATCTTGTTCTTGTTTGTCATTGGTTTTGGACTTAATCCAGTGTTTTCACGAGCGGGAGATGGTGATTACATTCAGTTCCTCGTTCCTGGAATTATTGTGATGACAGTACTCTTTACCTCAATCTTTACTGGACTTGAAATCATCTGGGACAAGCAATTCGGATTCCTCAAGGAAACATTCGTGGCGCCCGTGTCCCGCCTCGAAATCCTTATCGGTAAAACTCTTGGTGGTGCTACGGTTGCACTTGTTCAAGGTTTGCTCGTGTTCTGTATCTCGTTTTTGGCAGGTTTTCGAGTTGAGAACATCTATATGCTTCCGATAGCGTTTGGCTTCTTGGTACTAGTTGCAATTATGTCGTCAGCCCTTGGAGCTACGATTGCAGCGCGTCTTGAAGACATGCAAAGTTTCCCTTTGATCTTTAACTTCATCATTCAGCCATTATTCTTCGTCTCAGGTGCAATCTTTCCAATCAAAGACCTTCCAGCTGCGCTTGATGTTGTTACAAAAGTTAACCCATTTTCATATGGGGTGGACGGGTTACGGTATGCCTTGGGGAATACAAACGTATTTTCACCGGTATTAAGTCTCACTGTCCTTGTTTCAGTGACCATTGTCATCTGTATAGTGGGCGCCTACCAGTTTTCCCGAGTTGAACTATAG
- a CDS encoding SprT family zinc-dependent metalloprotease — MQSSIVIAGTNISYSIKVSRRAKRMSVTVFPGGVLVVTVPKKTSIDVIENLLHRKSTWIRRVINRLSTLPRVSRIEDSKTEYKKYKTIALKTAQNKVQEFNTFYRYLVKSISIRNQKTRWGSCSRRGSLNFNYKIAFLPEPLVDYLVVHELCHLGEFNHSSKFWDLVAKTIPDYKEKRTLLKRCV, encoded by the coding sequence ATGCAATCCAGCATTGTAATAGCAGGTACCAATATTTCTTATTCTATTAAGGTTAGTCGTCGAGCAAAGCGAATGAGTGTAACAGTATTTCCCGGTGGAGTGTTAGTGGTGACGGTTCCCAAAAAGACCTCAATTGATGTGATTGAAAACCTATTACACAGGAAGTCTACGTGGATACGCAGAGTAATTAATCGTCTCAGTACTCTTCCACGAGTGTCTCGTATTGAAGACAGTAAAACTGAATATAAAAAATATAAAACAATTGCACTTAAAACTGCACAAAATAAAGTACAAGAGTTTAATACTTTCTATCGGTATCTCGTTAAGTCAATTTCTATTAGAAATCAAAAAACACGCTGGGGTAGTTGCTCAAGACGTGGTTCACTCAATTTCAATTATAAAATTGCTTTCTTACCCGAACCGCTAGTGGACTATCTAGTTGTCCATGAATTGTGTCACTTAGGTGAGTTTAACCACTCAAGTAAATTCTGGGATTTGGTTGCAAAGACTATTCCTGACTATAAAGAGAAGCGGACACTGCTTAAACGGTGTGTGTAG
- a CDS encoding M14 family metallopeptidase, giving the protein MKKIIGIVVAIAVLAVVAFLLVKNFSDKEAIPNTGENNTPVGVSTTTEPTATSTQTTEDTGKRVIGKSVEGRDIVAYSYGTGNTDVLFIGGIHGGYEWNTALVGYELVDFLNSNPSVVPENVKVTVIPVMNPDGLNKVVGTTEKFDSDDVSTSNTVVVSGRFNANNVDLNRNFDCDWKASAMWQNKTVSGGTAAFSEPESQAIKAYVEANKPEAVVVWYSAAGGVYASNCHGVVSEGTLSLMNTYAKASGYSAHKDFNFYEITGDMVNWFAKNNIPAISVLLTNHEDVEWNKNRAGIEAILRSYNQ; this is encoded by the coding sequence ATGAAAAAAATTATTGGTATTGTTGTCGCAATTGCTGTTTTAGCTGTCGTGGCGTTTCTGTTAGTTAAGAATTTTTCTGATAAGGAAGCGATTCCTAATACAGGGGAAAACAATACTCCAGTAGGTGTTTCTACAACAACAGAGCCAACTGCTACTTCAACTCAAACAACTGAAGATACTGGAAAGAGAGTTATTGGTAAGTCAGTCGAAGGACGAGATATTGTTGCATACTCCTACGGAACTGGTAATACAGACGTGTTGTTCATTGGAGGTATTCATGGAGGATATGAATGGAACACTGCACTCGTTGGATATGAACTTGTTGATTTTCTAAACTCAAATCCATCTGTTGTTCCTGAAAACGTTAAGGTGACAGTTATTCCCGTAATGAATCCAGATGGTTTGAACAAGGTAGTAGGCACAACTGAGAAATTTGATAGCGATGATGTTTCAACTTCAAACACTGTTGTGGTCTCTGGTCGCTTTAATGCAAACAACGTTGACCTTAACCGAAACTTTGACTGTGATTGGAAGGCAAGCGCAATGTGGCAGAACAAGACAGTAAGTGGTGGAACGGCAGCATTCTCAGAACCAGAAAGTCAGGCAATTAAGGCGTATGTTGAAGCAAACAAGCCAGAAGCGGTGGTTGTTTGGTATAGCGCAGCTGGTGGAGTGTATGCATCAAATTGTCATGGTGTTGTTTCAGAGGGAACACTTTCTCTTATGAATACATATGCAAAGGCCTCAGGATACTCAGCTCACAAAGATTTCAATTTCTATGAGATCACTGGAGACATGGTGAACTGGTTTGCAAAGAACAATATTCCAGCAATCAGCGTCCTTCTTACAAATCACGAAGATGTTGAGTGGAACAAGAACAGGGCTGGTATTGAAGCAATCCTTAGATCTTATAACCAATAA
- a CDS encoding SemiSWEET family transporter, with protein sequence MSYALVQQIIGSAALIASLFIALVGFPMQIRKNYKMKNCQGLARSLVISCSISYTLWMLHGFLKGDWFLVIAQGAGGLLCYTLLFQMWWYREGK encoded by the coding sequence ATGTCATACGCCCTCGTTCAACAAATTATCGGTTCAGCTGCTCTTATTGCGTCACTGTTCATTGCACTTGTAGGGTTCCCGATGCAAATTCGAAAGAACTACAAGATGAAAAATTGCCAAGGACTGGCTCGATCTCTTGTAATCAGCTGCTCCATTAGCTATACCCTTTGGATGCTACACGGATTTCTTAAGGGTGATTGGTTTTTAGTTATAGCTCAAGGGGCTGGTGGACTTCTTTGTTACACCCTTTTGTTCCAGATGTGGTGGTATCGGGAAGGTAAATGA
- a CDS encoding VOC family protein: MQKIIPHLWFDTEAEEAATLYMSIFNGGKIKSSTRYGEAGFEVHNMKAGTVMTIEFEIEGLTFIGLNAGPVFKFTPAISFMVNCKIKEEVDELWNKLIEGGTALMPLDKYPFSERYGWVKDKYGEHLQIGVFSDSGIVYIPDKPYLISVMVQTKGGDVTAEERQKVTKFMEDISRASYDFFSTAKNTYK; this comes from the coding sequence ATGCAAAAAATTATCCCTCACCTATGGTTTGATACAGAAGCAGAAGAAGCTGCGACATTGTATATGTCCATTTTTAATGGAGGAAAAATTAAATCTTCAACACGATATGGAGAAGCTGGTTTTGAAGTGCACAACATGAAAGCCGGAACTGTAATGACGATTGAGTTTGAAATTGAAGGACTTACATTTATTGGACTTAACGCTGGTCCAGTTTTTAAATTCACCCCAGCAATTTCTTTTATGGTTAATTGTAAAATCAAAGAAGAAGTTGATGAGTTGTGGAATAAATTAATTGAAGGTGGAACTGCACTTATGCCACTAGACAAATATCCATTTAGCGAGCGGTATGGATGGGTTAAAGATAAATATGGTGAACATTTACAAATTGGGGTTTTTTCTGATTCAGGTATTGTCTATATTCCTGATAAACCGTATCTTATATCCGTGATGGTTCAAACAAAGGGTGGTGACGTGACTGCTGAGGAGAGACAGAAAGTGACAAAATTTATGGAAGATATATCACGTGCTTCCTATGATTTCTTCTCTACTGCAAAAAATACCTATAAATAG
- the secG gene encoding preprotein translocase subunit SecG has translation MQTVATVLPYAQIGLSIFLIVLVLMQRSDADLGSAFGADGGGTRFTRRGLEKGLFNATILVAAVFAVLSVLSIIV, from the coding sequence ATGCAAACAGTCGCTACGGTACTTCCGTACGCCCAGATAGGCCTATCGATATTCTTAATCGTGCTTGTACTCATGCAACGATCGGATGCCGACTTAGGTAGCGCTTTCGGCGCTGATGGCGGAGGAACACGATTCACACGACGTGGTCTTGAAAAGGGCCTCTTTAACGCTACTATCCTTGTAGCTGCCGTGTTCGCCGTACTAAGCGTGCTCTCTATTATCGTATAA
- the dnaX gene encoding DNA polymerase III subunit gamma/tau — protein MAHALYQKYRPQAFSEVIGQSHVIKALEQAVSSGRPSHAYVLSGGRGTGKTSLARIFAKALGSSDADIIEMDAASHTGVDDVREIIDSASVLPFSSQFKVYILDEAHMLSRAAFNALLKTLEEPPPHALFILATTDPEKLPDTVLSRCAVFLLDKPRNTAIETALSRAIKGESREAEAEALTLMAIMADGSFRDGLSLLEQILRSYPHGKIERAHVEQMTGAPKGEYVSDVLAALDHADPERALKAVRALEADGANPQVFMQLLVSTVRSVIYTRFGGAGAGEELSKESEHTQSLVNSFVKGKHVNSALLESLISLHGEVRRSPMPYVLLEARLITLSEKGK, from the coding sequence ATGGCACACGCGCTCTATCAAAAGTATCGTCCACAAGCATTTTCTGAAGTTATTGGCCAAAGTCACGTTATAAAAGCCCTAGAACAAGCCGTTTCTTCGGGTCGCCCGTCACATGCCTATGTACTTTCGGGAGGTCGTGGAACAGGTAAGACTTCACTTGCTCGTATTTTTGCCAAGGCACTTGGCTCGTCTGACGCAGATATCATTGAAATGGACGCGGCATCGCACACTGGAGTCGATGATGTTCGTGAAATTATTGATAGTGCCTCAGTACTTCCATTCAGCTCTCAATTTAAAGTCTATATATTAGACGAAGCCCACATGCTCTCGAGAGCTGCTTTTAATGCACTATTAAAGACCTTAGAAGAGCCACCTCCACATGCACTATTTATTCTTGCAACAACTGACCCAGAAAAACTTCCTGATACTGTCCTTTCTCGTTGCGCGGTGTTTTTGCTTGATAAACCACGAAATACTGCCATTGAAACAGCACTCTCACGTGCAATTAAAGGAGAGAGTCGCGAAGCAGAAGCCGAAGCGTTAACACTTATGGCAATTATGGCTGATGGATCGTTCCGGGACGGTCTGTCACTTTTGGAGCAGATACTTCGTTCGTATCCACATGGAAAGATTGAGCGTGCGCATGTTGAACAAATGACTGGTGCACCAAAAGGAGAATATGTCTCTGATGTCTTGGCTGCGCTTGATCATGCTGATCCGGAGCGAGCGCTTAAAGCGGTTCGTGCACTTGAAGCTGATGGCGCAAATCCTCAAGTATTTATGCAGCTACTCGTCTCTACTGTTCGTTCTGTTATATATACACGGTTCGGTGGGGCAGGTGCTGGGGAAGAATTATCAAAAGAATCAGAGCATACTCAGTCACTGGTAAACTCGTTTGTAAAAGGAAAGCATGTTAATTCAGCACTCTTGGAATCTTTAATTTCGCTCCACGGAGAAGTCCGTCGTTCTCCAATGCCGTATGTACTTCTTGAAGCACGGTTGATTACGCTTTCAGAGAAAGGGAAATAA
- a CDS encoding DUF2103 domain-containing protein, which yields MKPRAYITNTHSSMIDVAESIISDAALKDPHVSRITLGLITKMKQSVQGRFRVKFTDISGGLLMRVRGNLYMQDIRIYTESTADTVKTLIIFSKDQGYETSYIQSSVVSVDM from the coding sequence GTGAAGCCTCGTGCCTACATTACAAATACACATTCATCGATGATTGATGTTGCCGAATCAATCATTTCCGATGCTGCACTAAAAGACCCACATGTGAGTCGGATTACTCTTGGATTAATCACTAAAATGAAGCAATCTGTCCAAGGACGCTTTAGAGTTAAATTTACTGACATTAGTGGAGGCTTACTGATGCGCGTACGAGGTAACCTATATATGCAGGATATTAGAATCTATACAGAAAGCACTGCTGACACAGTCAAAACCCTCATTATTTTCTCAAAGGATCAGGGCTATGAAACTAGCTATATTCAAAGTTCTGTAGTGTCTGTGGATATGTAG
- a CDS encoding SDR family NAD(P)-dependent oxidoreductase, which produces MKTVVITGIGKGIGKALALKFLEDGFRVVGTTLSSMPDYSHEHLDVYTLDLGSYESISACVTEITNKHPHIDIVINNAGVLLDESEVALVPELLRKTLEINVIGTTTFTEQILPHVQSGGHVVVISSSAGSLERAGKAISHFPFHYPAYKISKAALNMYVRTLALRLKEENVTVSAIHPGWVKTDIGGVGAEMAPEEAAEGIYQTSINAPETGNFWFKGEKLPW; this is translated from the coding sequence ATGAAAACAGTTGTCATTACTGGTATCGGAAAGGGAATAGGAAAAGCACTTGCATTAAAGTTCCTTGAGGATGGATTTCGGGTGGTAGGAACAACGCTTTCGTCAATGCCTGATTACTCTCATGAACATCTTGATGTGTACACACTAGACCTTGGTTCGTATGAGAGTATTAGCGCTTGTGTAACTGAAATTACCAACAAACATCCCCACATTGATATTGTCATTAATAACGCTGGAGTACTCCTTGATGAAAGTGAGGTTGCGCTAGTTCCAGAGTTACTTAGAAAAACATTGGAGATTAATGTTATCGGCACGACAACATTTACTGAGCAAATTCTTCCTCATGTTCAAAGTGGAGGTCACGTTGTTGTAATTTCTTCAAGCGCAGGCTCGCTTGAGCGAGCAGGTAAAGCAATTAGTCATTTTCCATTCCATTATCCCGCATACAAAATCTCTAAAGCGGCACTCAATATGTATGTGCGGACATTAGCGTTACGTCTAAAAGAGGAGAATGTTACAGTAAGTGCAATCCATCCGGGGTGGGTGAAAACTGATATTGGTGGTGTTGGAGCAGAGATGGCTCCAGAAGAAGCAGCAGAAGGAATTTACCAAACTTCTATTAATGCTCCTGAAACAGGAAATTTTTGGTTTAAAGGTGAAAAGTTACCCTGGTAA
- a CDS encoding pyridoxamine 5'-phosphate oxidase family protein, with product MRTFDPEVSSYLLAQRVGVLAVEMPDGSPHGATVHFAHTDDTGAFFFATAVTTLKAKALEGKQVTRATFVLGTNEEDMKTLQLDGTVVVVPQDDMEKFTTVYLGKFPEKEPRVNSPQSLLLKFTPTWWRYTDGSRKKERLVLVSE from the coding sequence ATGCGTACATTTGATCCAGAGGTCAGTTCGTATCTTTTAGCACAGCGAGTTGGAGTATTGGCGGTTGAAATGCCAGATGGTTCTCCGCACGGTGCAACGGTGCATTTTGCGCATACTGATGATACGGGTGCATTTTTCTTTGCAACCGCAGTAACTACACTAAAAGCTAAAGCATTGGAAGGAAAGCAAGTAACTCGAGCAACCTTTGTACTTGGAACAAATGAAGAAGACATGAAGACACTCCAATTGGACGGAACTGTTGTGGTCGTTCCTCAAGATGATATGGAAAAGTTTACGACCGTATATCTTGGTAAATTCCCAGAGAAGGAACCGAGAGTGAATTCACCGCAATCGCTGTTATTGAAGTTCACTCCAACGTGGTGGAGGTATACTGATGGGTCACGAAAAAAAGAAAGACTTGTGTTGGTGTCAGAATAA
- a CDS encoding methylated-DNA--[protein]-cysteine S-methyltransferase produces the protein MHTEYKHIAKALQFIREHTKEQPSLEAVAKHVGMSPFHLQRLFTAWAGISPKKFLQYISIEHAKEVLREKGGTTTGASYKAGLSGTGRLHDLFIRIEGMTPGEYKNGGVGITIEYGFGTSAFGNYLVASTEKGICNILFFDAKKIEAVKELQSHWPQARIIKNNSRAHAGVHNFFAGKKRKRIVLHLKGTPFQIKAWEALLKIPEGQLTSYASLASTLGSGAFRAVGSAIGANPVAYLIPCHRVIKSVGNIGEYRWGATRKAAMTIHEAHKTRK, from the coding sequence ATGCATACGGAGTATAAGCACATCGCCAAAGCTTTACAGTTCATCCGTGAACACACAAAAGAGCAACCTAGCCTTGAGGCTGTGGCTAAACATGTGGGAATGAGTCCGTTTCATCTACAGCGCTTGTTTACTGCTTGGGCAGGCATTAGTCCTAAGAAGTTCTTGCAATATATAAGTATCGAGCATGCAAAGGAGGTGTTGCGAGAAAAAGGAGGTACAACAACCGGCGCAAGTTACAAAGCAGGGCTATCTGGCACTGGACGATTACACGACTTATTTATACGTATTGAAGGAATGACACCTGGTGAGTATAAAAATGGCGGTGTTGGAATCACTATTGAGTATGGTTTTGGAACTTCAGCATTTGGAAATTATCTCGTAGCTTCAACTGAAAAGGGAATTTGCAATATATTGTTTTTTGACGCAAAGAAGATTGAAGCAGTGAAAGAATTACAGTCTCACTGGCCACAAGCTCGAATAATTAAAAACAATTCTCGTGCACATGCTGGGGTTCATAATTTTTTTGCTGGTAAAAAAAGAAAGAGAATTGTTCTGCACCTCAAAGGAACGCCATTTCAAATAAAGGCCTGGGAAGCACTATTAAAAATCCCTGAGGGACAACTTACCTCGTACGCCTCTCTTGCTAGTACCTTAGGAAGTGGTGCGTTTCGTGCAGTGGGAAGCGCTATTGGCGCAAACCCGGTAGCGTATCTAATACCGTGTCATAGAGTCATTAAGTCAGTTGGAAACATTGGAGAATATAGGTGGGGTGCAACACGAAAAGCTGCAATGACAATTCACGAGGCACACAAAACTAGAAAATAG
- a CDS encoding M14 family zinc carboxypeptidase yields the protein MRRSPLQKFIGVAVFVLGIVGLILFLVGKNEQVKEPDVAPVEQATSSEPVREVIGTSVEGREIEAYTFGTGAKRLLFAGGMHGGYEWNSVLLAYEFMDYVTENPNLIPEGISISVIPSINPDGVFTVVGKEGRFTLADISAATQSMLPAGAGRFNANDVDLNRNFDCKWQPTSTWRSKTVSAGTAPFSEPEAKALQGFVLKYRPSAVVFWHSQANSVYASECTEGILPVTIDVMNAYASAAGYSAVSSFDAYPVTGDAEGWLASIGIPAITVELKTHETIEWDKNLAGVKAVLKYFSK from the coding sequence ATGCGTAGGTCTCCGCTACAGAAGTTCATTGGTGTAGCAGTTTTTGTGCTTGGTATTGTTGGACTAATTCTATTCCTTGTTGGGAAGAACGAGCAAGTTAAAGAACCTGATGTTGCCCCAGTCGAACAAGCGACATCATCAGAACCAGTTCGAGAAGTAATTGGCACTTCAGTTGAAGGACGAGAAATTGAGGCGTACACATTCGGAACTGGAGCAAAGCGATTGTTGTTTGCAGGTGGAATGCACGGAGGATATGAGTGGAATAGTGTGCTTTTGGCATATGAGTTTATGGATTACGTTACAGAAAATCCAAACCTCATTCCTGAAGGAATTTCAATTTCAGTCATCCCTTCGATTAATCCAGACGGCGTATTTACAGTAGTTGGAAAAGAAGGGAGATTTACACTTGCAGACATCTCTGCAGCTACACAAAGCATGCTACCAGCTGGCGCCGGCCGCTTTAATGCGAATGATGTGGATTTAAACAGGAACTTCGATTGTAAATGGCAACCAACAAGCACGTGGCGTTCAAAAACAGTCAGTGCTGGAACCGCACCGTTTTCTGAGCCCGAGGCAAAAGCACTTCAAGGGTTTGTATTAAAGTATCGACCGTCGGCAGTTGTCTTTTGGCACAGTCAGGCAAATTCGGTATATGCGTCGGAGTGTACTGAAGGAATTCTGCCTGTAACTATTGATGTTATGAATGCATATGCGAGCGCTGCCGGATATAGTGCAGTGAGCTCGTTTGATGCATATCCAGTTACAGGAGATGCTGAAGGATGGCTCGCTTCAATTGGAATTCCTGCTATTACAGTAGAGCTTAAAACCCACGAAACTATTGAGTGGGATAAAAATCTTGCTGGTGTTAAAGCGGTACTAAAGTATTTTAGTAAGTAA
- a CDS encoding ATP-binding cassette domain-containing protein encodes MIEVKNITKKFGKFTAVDNVSFKVEAGEVFAFLGPNGAGKSTTIKMLTTLLRPTEGQIFLNGHNVTENPGETRRSLGIVFQDPSLDNELTAYENMQFHAILYGLPKKVYTQRIVDLLNLVELYDRKDSYVKNFSGGMKRRLEIARGLLHHPKVLFLDEPTIGLDPQTRNHIWTYIKELNKKENVTIFLTTHHMEEVERMASRLAIIDHGKVIASGSIEDIKKEAGTSNLEDAFITLTGKQIRKEEANVGLNQMRISNKLMR; translated from the coding sequence ATGATTGAAGTTAAAAATATTACAAAGAAGTTCGGAAAATTCACCGCGGTAGACAATGTTTCATTTAAGGTGGAAGCTGGTGAGGTGTTTGCATTTCTCGGTCCAAACGGGGCGGGGAAGTCTACGACAATAAAGATGCTGACCACCCTCCTTCGTCCTACTGAAGGGCAGATTTTCCTCAATGGTCATAATGTGACTGAAAATCCAGGAGAAACTCGTCGTTCACTTGGAATTGTGTTTCAAGACCCTAGTCTCGATAATGAGCTTACTGCGTATGAAAACATGCAGTTCCATGCAATTCTCTATGGTCTTCCAAAGAAAGTGTACACACAGCGTATTGTGGACCTATTAAATCTAGTAGAGCTCTACGACCGAAAGGATTCATACGTAAAGAACTTCTCTGGAGGCATGAAGCGACGTCTTGAGATTGCACGTGGTCTACTGCATCACCCTAAAGTGTTATTTCTAGATGAACCAACAATCGGTCTTGATCCACAGACACGAAACCACATCTGGACATATATTAAGGAGTTAAACAAAAAGGAAAATGTAACTATCTTCCTTACAACTCACCACATGGAAGAAGTGGAGCGAATGGCATCTCGTCTTGCAATTATTGACCATGGAAAAGTAATTGCTAGTGGTTCTATTGAGGATATTAAGAAAGAAGCTGGTACTTCAAACCTTGAAGACGCGTTTATTACGCTTACGGGAAAGCAAATCAGAAAAGAAGAGGCAAACGTTGGTCTCAACCAGATGAGGATCTCTAATAAGCTAATGCGGTAA
- a CDS encoding NUDIX hydrolase, with product MKVQRIPFEEFKAIYSRVPRLCVEIVYVHKKSILLIRRTIHPGMGLWHTPGGTVLKGEDLKQAVKRVAKEELGIVPKIEKFLGIIEYKSYLNHYSQDISLAFLVSSKKTSNFNLDGHADKYEFFKGLPKNTIKEQKEFYSRHFKLPKSKKNK from the coding sequence ATGAAAGTACAAAGAATTCCTTTTGAAGAATTTAAAGCAATTTACAGCCGAGTTCCACGACTCTGCGTAGAAATCGTGTATGTGCATAAAAAATCTATACTCCTTATCCGCCGAACAATTCATCCGGGTATGGGACTCTGGCACACTCCAGGAGGAACTGTGCTTAAGGGTGAAGATCTGAAACAAGCAGTGAAGCGAGTTGCAAAAGAAGAATTAGGTATCGTCCCCAAGATTGAAAAATTTCTTGGCATCATCGAGTACAAATCATACCTAAACCACTACAGCCAAGACATCAGTCTCGCATTCTTAGTTTCATCAAAAAAGACTTCCAACTTCAATTTAGACGGACACGCTGATAAATATGAATTCTTTAAGGGGCTTCCAAAAAATACAATTAAAGAACAAAAAGAATTCTACTCAAGGCATTTTAAGTTACCTAAGTCTAAAAAGAACAAATAA
- a CDS encoding DNA-3-methyladenine glycosylase 2 family protein, producing MKNIPSEILKDKVFGPLVKIYGAPDFTKYHGRTTIFEALIRSIIYQQLSGKAAATIRGRFAALFPRRKITPQKVLLLSDENMRGAGISRGKVAYVRDLAQKFIDGTVPHRSFKKMTNEEIIVHLTKVHGIGEWTVHMLLIFTLHRPDVLPVGDLAIRKGFQKAYGLKTLPTAKEMEKLALSWRKYASFASWYLWRLVD from the coding sequence ATGAAAAATATTCCATCTGAAATTTTAAAAGATAAGGTATTTGGACCATTAGTGAAAATTTACGGTGCTCCTGACTTCACAAAGTATCATGGTCGCACTACTATCTTTGAGGCATTAATACGTTCTATTATCTATCAGCAATTATCAGGGAAAGCTGCAGCTACAATACGTGGTAGGTTTGCAGCATTATTTCCTCGTAGGAAAATAACACCACAAAAAGTTCTGTTACTTTCCGATGAAAACATGAGAGGGGCAGGAATTTCTCGAGGCAAAGTTGCATATGTTCGTGATCTTGCTCAAAAATTTATTGACGGAACAGTGCCACATCGTTCGTTTAAAAAAATGACTAATGAAGAAATCATTGTTCACTTAACAAAAGTTCACGGTATTGGTGAATGGACTGTTCATATGCTTTTAATATTTACGCTACATCGACCGGACGTGCTTCCGGTTGGAGATTTGGCTATTAGAAAAGGATTTCAGAAAGCCTATGGCTTAAAAACATTGCCAACAGCAAAAGAAATGGAAAAATTAGCGCTCTCTTGGAGGAAATACGCTTCGTTTGCGTCTTGGTATTTATGGAGGCTTGTTGATTAG
- a CDS encoding SWIB/MDM2 domain-containing protein → MKPMTVSPELAPVVGKGPMPRSEATKQIWAYIKKNNLQDPTNKRNINADENLMKVFGGKKTVSMFEMTKLVSKHLS, encoded by the coding sequence ATGAAACCTATGACAGTTAGCCCGGAGCTAGCTCCAGTTGTAGGAAAGGGTCCAATGCCACGTTCCGAAGCTACTAAGCAAATTTGGGCATATATCAAGAAGAACAATCTTCAGGATCCAACAAACAAGCGAAACATCAACGCCGATGAAAACCTTATGAAGGTATTCGGAGGAAAGAAGACAGTGAGCATGTTTGAAATGACAAAGCTTGTTTCAAAGCATCTTTCGTAG